The genomic DNA attcttttttttgaaaaaaaaaaaaagaagatacattgtttattactataaatttaaattagacACACCTAATCATGAAccttgtatttaatttttagtgatTCCTACCTGATCAGTTACATCTTACGTGACTgtcaaaacataaacataatttaataacatatgcattcaaatacatataattatttaatttattcatgGTCGaatacaaatatgtatttataacTATTGAATGCTTTCTTCACTTATATTCCCCAGATGTGTTGCGATGCACACCATCGGGAACGCTCAAATTGCTGCCGTCGGCTATAGAAGAAGCCAATCTGGTGTCATCGTCACCTTTAGTTGTGATTGGCAATTCATGGAGGCTACTCTTTTCAAGGTTATCTAATCCTGATACTTCATAGTCTTTTCCTTTGCCCCAAACCACCAAATACAAACCCGCAGCGATAATTACCCCTCCTATTACACTGCAACATAACCAAATACAAGGATCAAGAACGTGTATCTTGATGGCATTTACTAGATGTGTACTAATAATTGTAATGTGTGTTAACGTACCATCCGACATGGATTTTTTCATGAAGAATAAAAGAAGCAAGGAGAGCTACAAGAACCATGCAAAGAGGGTTAAAGGCAGTGACAAAAACTGGCCCTCTCGTCTTCATTACCATTCCTTGCACGTAGTACGTTATCCCTGAGCTTACTATACCCTTCAATATTTAGCCAAATTTGGttagtatatataaacattttattttgtctcaAGAGATTAGTTTACCCGCGGTAAAAACTGATATTTACTAACCGTATAAAGAGGACCGTAAAGCCTTGCATCCCATCCAACCGCCCATCCGCTGGGGTGTCGCTCCACCACAAGTGCTACGGCGAAGCTTTGGACAACCCCAGCAAGGCATATTAAGGATGATAGTGAAAGATCGGCGGGATAAGTCTTTATTGTTATGGACTgcatttcaaatatataaatgttttaagtaTTGGTCGATGCGGTAAAATAAGCTTcgacttttatattattttggttgATTAGTATATATTATGTATGAATCAAAAAAGTAAGGAGCTAACCTGTAAAACATAGAAACCAGACCAAGCAACACAACCGATGAGTATtaacaaggttccaacaaccCAATTGCTATGGTCTTGTGAACTGTTGGTATGTCCGTTTTGTTGATCCATACTTGGGTTAGACCATGGTAAAGGAATAAGCGGACCTTTGTACAGTGTCATTACCAATGCCCCTCCAACACCAATCAATGTTCCAATTATCTTTGCTTTGCTTCGTACCTCTGCTATGCTCACTTTCTCCATTCTGTATAAATATCactgttaattataatattaaacaatatatatctatatgtgtgtgtgtgtttaaacCATAGATTACCTTAAAATCCAAGCTATTATGAATGTGACAGAAGGAAGAATGTTCATGATAGCAGATGCATATGTTGCTGATGTCATGTTCATCCCCAAGTAACCAAAACCCTGATCCAAGACTGGCCTACACACAGACCAGACAGTGTCTATTAAGGGTACTTGCCACTTTATAATATATCATGACTCTGTTTTTAATCTCTTTACCAAAACATAGTATTTATTGTTTTGAGACTTTGTGAAATGGGAAGCTTATTCTTACTCTAAGAAACCAAGTGCCATTATTTTCCAGAAAACTGAAAATGTCATCTTCGGCCTCACTTTCCTACAAAACCGAAATCGAAATGAACATTCAGTTTTCAAAGCTTAGAGGTTTGTGTTATTCCTGTCCAAAAGAATTATCTGATTTGATGTTTTAGCAACAATACGAATCACTATTATTGGGCAACAACATGCTAACTAAGAAACATCACTTTGTCAGCAttaataatattgtttaaaacttaATACTGACCTTTCAAAGATGAGTGCAAAAGGTGCAAGGACAAGAGCAGCCACAAGATTACGATACACAATTAGGACATAACGGTTCTGGCCTTGGTTGAGAGTGGCCAGAATGACAATATAATTTCCTGCTGATCCAAATtgcaaaaatatcattaaaaaataaGGCCTACACTTCTGCATAGTTGCACTTATACCCTCCATggttactttgtttattttgttttctgtcaAGGTTATTGAAGAGAGTATGATGAACGGgtcttcttatatataaaacatcaaaaaggtGATATAGAGTTTTGGATAAATGTGAGAACTAGTTTCCCCCCTGATCAAGAGTCATGTAgattaccaaaagaaaaaaaaatataactataaaGTATACATCTATTTGAAATATCTATTGGGACACGACCAATGATATAcgttattcaataaaaagaggGCGTAATAATTGCTGTTTTTGATTGGTATGGGTTCTTGCAAATTGTAAAGCAAACAATAACATATAATGCTCTGATGATTCTTTTGCTATAACACTAATATCCTGTTTCACACGTCACAagcttttaatttaattttatctttttttgttaaaagtgtTTGGCCCAACTTGATAAACAAGTAAACCTAAAATCTACACGTCTAGTTTTAGCTACGTGTATGTTTCGTTTAAGTGTCCGGAAGAGTCCGAacgtttttttgttaaaatgtttcATCACAAATCGCGTGGGAGAGACTTCGGGTTTCGAGTATAAACCGCTGGTTAGTTATttatgtttgtctttttctttgtacGAAAAGCAGAGAATGATGTGTAAATGTAATATGAGATTAAGCAGcctaaatttatttatgtttgtctttttctttgtacgaaaagcagagagagaatgattgtgtttggttaatttggtagcttctctaaatttttataatgtttaaatTGATTACAcgttaaatattattaaatattactCAATACAGAACATAATCTCAATATCATAGATTAGATATACATGTTTGTTTAGTAATCGCTACATCAGCGACAGAGAATCAAATGCATGCAAAATTATAATAGAGACACTATAACTGTCGTTGAACTTGAATATAAACATCGTCGATGTTACATCGACAACGTTAATAGTGAAAAAATTGAGTCGATGTTATTTTCAGCATATAATATGCATGACTATAAATATCGAGTGACTCTTTCTGTCATGATTTTTTTCACGCTCTCTACATACTTGTGTGTTAATTAACTggctttttgttttaatctcaGCGTTTGGAAAAAGAACAAGGTcgatataactttttttttttttttgctaaagagGGCCGATATAACTTTCACCAAAAGAtcaaaagaagattttttttttctttgggcaaacacaaacaagaataaatattactataacgtagaacaaatattttcttggttttccaAAAAGAATAAAGTACTTTTTatcataaaaggaaaaaatagagaagtcGGCTAGTCCTCCCATAATAAACGAATGAAAACAACATACAATTACAATGATGGAACTATAGAATATGTAACAAGTAACAACTAACATTTCTTGTGCGAATGCAACGACGCTTTACTACGGAGCAACGATGGAACTAGAATGTTAATGCATCGATAAATAAATGATAGAAATGTTCATTGTTGAACTATTGTTACTTAATATAGTTACGAAAAATTTACAACGTAACGTAACAAATTATTCCTAAATCTATCAGTTCCTTACCGAAGCGATACGTTTGTTACTACTTAAAGTCAGAAAGTTGTCGACTAATTATGACAATCAATACTAGTTCGTAATTAGTGGAGCATAAGGCAAACATGGGGTTTAATGGGATGTATTCAATAAGACATGAATAAATGTATTAGTcatgttatttaattatagattttaaaaagttttgtaaattttagtGTTCTTGAAGTCGTaatatggaaaaatattttaaatcactaaaaaatataaatttgatggTTTTAACTGGAATTtgaagaattttacaataaatcataacaattttcttAAATTCATCTAAAATCGTCAAAACCAtataaaagtatttaaaatattggaTTGAATGATATGAGCTTTTTTAGTAGTAATGTAAGATGTGTAAAATGTTAAGAAAATGTTCGATATCGACGATATGGTTCTAGAACCAAGTAATTAGTAGGATTAGAGTATtgagatatatttatatcttataaataAACATCGAATATATGTTAAACTTATCTTGTAATCGTGTATAAATATATCTCAATACTCAACCCTGGATAAAATAAATGTTCGATAAAATCAACTTTTCTCAAGTTCTTTCCATTCCCCCTTTACATCAGAACTAggtaataattatatttttccattcAACTGTTGCAGTAAgcgaaatttttgtttgaaatattatatctaaaaatatatttatttagtataacattataatacaaacttatattggtttgaattcatcaagtttatgaaagtttaaaaatatttttatttagtaatcgtttcaccataaattttagattgacatgatGACGGATCTGGATAGAATGTCAACCAAAATAGTGatcattaaattattttcataatcttGAACTATCGAATCagataaaaatctaaaaatactaaaatttcatgaaacggataatttaaataaaattgttaatccAGTCAAACCCATCCAGTAAGCCATCTCGCAACGGATTTATACATTTTGAGCCGCAAAATGTCTTTGCATCTGTCCCGCTTGAATTCATGAAATCCGCGTAAGTTACACAtgcatttcaataaattatttttctaatatataaaatatatttaaaacttaaacttaattaatattgttaaagttatgtgataaagttttaaagaataacacatttgttttttttctttgtcaaagacACAATGACATAtagttgtaaataataaatttatatgaagctaaaaagttaaatatatctGGAACTTTCTGGTGgcgacacatcagttttttcaagagagtgcttttctattaatatatagggtaTACCCAAATACTATATCAATCCTATTGCTGCTTTAGTCAATTGGTGATAATTAATTTCTAATTGCCTTATATATGGATGTCCTTCCAATATAATTAATGCTACGGTTATCCCGACAAACTACGAACAAAAGTTAGAAAACATGGAAGTCTATTAAGTAAAGTGTTTTCTTGAACTTTGGCTGGAAGATTATCTTTGCAAAACCAGCTAGTGTGTAACccaaatttaaagtttataggAAGATAATTAATGCACCACTTTGAAAACGTATATAGAATTGTCCACCCATTCATGATATCATTAGgcttgatttaaaaaataattaattaagaaaacaagacttatattattatatagggTTCTTATCATAAAAACTTGACTCTTACTAGTGACAGTACTAGTGATCACTGTGATAccaataacttatatatatggaGGAGAAAACAATTCTAAGAACATATTTCGAACTTTATGATACATGTTTCTATTAGGATTCAGGGTTGAACCGGATTAAGACACACTTCA from Camelina sativa cultivar DH55 chromosome 2, Cs, whole genome shotgun sequence includes the following:
- the LOC104722017 gene encoding WAT1-related protein At4g08290; translation: MEGISATMQKCRPYFLMIFLQFGSAGNYIVILATLNQGQNRYVLIVYRNLVAALVLAPFALIFERKVRPKMTFSVFWKIMALGFLEPVLDQGFGYLGMNMTSATYASAIMNILPSVTFIIAWILRMEKVSIAEVRSKAKIIGTLIGVGGALVMTLYKGPLIPLPWSNPSMDQQNGHTNSSQDHSNWVVGTLLILIGCVAWSGFYVLQSITIKTYPADLSLSSLICLAGVVQSFAVALVVERHPSGWAVGWDARLYGPLYTGIVSSGITYYVQGMVMKTRGPVFVTAFNPLCMVLVALLASFILHEKIHVGCVIGGVIIAAGLYLVVWGKGKDYEVSGLDNLEKSSLHELPITTKGDDDTRLASSIADGSNLSVPDGVHRNTSGEYK